The following is a genomic window from Manihot esculenta cultivar AM560-2 chromosome 9, M.esculenta_v8, whole genome shotgun sequence.
ATAAGGCTAGTTTTGAAGGAGAGTTATTAGGATTCAGAAACAGAATTGAGAAGCTGCAAGAGAGGGTGTTGGCCCTGGAAACTCAGTTTCTTCAATGTCTTGCCATGAAAGATGAAGAAGCTTTGCTAATGGAGATAAAGAATAAGTTGGTAGTGGAGGCTGCTCATGTTGAGTTCTTGGATAGAGAGGTTTCTTCAATGGAAGCTGAGAAAGAAAGATTTGAGAATCTGGTGGTAGAGTATCTAAGAATTCTTCAACAGCTTAAATTCACAAAGCTGGAAAATGGGTTTCTTCGAAGGAAAGTAAAGAGGATTTCCAAGAAAATGAAAGAGCAATCGAGCTTAGTAAGAGAAAAGGACTTGAAGATTGAAGCAACGGAAGCAGAAATCTTGAGATGCTATGATGAATTAGAAACAAGGGCTAGCATTATAAAGAAAATGGAGGATGAAGTTAGAGAACTGCATACCACTGTTGATCAACTTCAGGAAGAGAAGAATGAACTTCTGCTAAAGCTAAATCCTGCAGAAAATTCAgacacatcaacatcaaaggtCTAAGAATgaatttctgaatttttttttttcggatGAATTTTATTGGTTATGAATCTTTAGCATTCTTGAAAGTTGCTTATTTTGCAGATTGATGCAGCTGTGACAATGGAAGATTACAATCAGCTTGTACATGAACTAGAACAACTACAAAAAGACAGAGCAACTGAATTTGCAGAACTAACTTACTTGAAATGGACTAATGCTTGCTTAAGGCATGAGTTGGTGAGAAATCATGAACAAGAGCAGCAAACTGAGCAGAAGAAGGAACATATAGCTGCAGGTGAAGAGATAAGAGACTGTGGATTACTGCAGAAACCAGATAGTTCAGTTTTGAACCTCAATGAACCGTACACAGGTGGGTCAAGCAGCAGCCATGACCAGAGTTGTTCAAAAAGGAAAAAGTTGCTTCATAAGCTTAAGAAATGGGTGGAAGGGAGTGATCACAtgaaagaaaagcaagaaaTCAAGTGCCTTGGCAGGCTTTCTGTTTCAGAAGAAGCAGAGGAAGATCATATAACTCATGCAAGGAGGTCTTGCTCTAGTGCATAAATCAAGAAATTCTTGAAATTTCTATGTCCTCGTACACAATTATCTAGAGGAAGATAAAAATCATTAGCAAATACCCACAATTGTATTGCTATTACAATGTAATCAACACCTGTTAAACCACACAAAACTCAATACCAAGTGGTCATTTGAAGCTGTTCTTCCTTCTGGAGACTGTACACCCATCTGCAATTCTATCATGCACTTTCAGTTTTATCAATTTACTTAGTAAATTACCTgataaatttagaatataattattgaaataagACTACAAATTAAAGGCATGACTTGCTGATTCATTTTtaagatttgaaattttggAAATCTTCTGGTTCTGATTGAAAGTAAAGTGAAGACTGGTTCAATATTTATAAGGTAAATTTCCAATGGGACCCTCCTCTGTTTGGAAGTAGCCATCAAAATCCAATGGCAGAGAAATTGTTTCCAATATTTGAAGTGGCTGATATGTGGATGGTATTGCCAAACTTATCTTCCTCTCCTTCTCTCAGAAAATCTTATATTAGCAAACAAAACAGGGAAAATTAACTAATTTCTTTCTCTTTAACCAACTCAATGGAACTTTCCCTCTTCCCTTGTCATCAACAGAACCCTAATCTCATTCACAAGCCTCTCCTCTCCATTGCAAGTGCAAGTaatctctctctgtctctctctcgtATTGTAATTGCATAAATTTGGTTCACTGAACAGCAAAGGATTGTTTGAATCGAATCACAGGGAGGAAATTATCCAGGAGTTCAAGTGTGATTACATGTCGCTGCTCATTGTCTTCCTCTGATGATATTACGAAACCCGCCTCACTATCATGGCACAACGAAGGAAGAAGGGCATTGATTGCTACTCTCCTTACTGCCAGTTAGTTGATGAAATTTAGCCCTTTTCTTTGTTCTTTCAGTTATTTCTATAAAATCCTGCTTATCTTATGGCCATTGGAATTGAATTATTCCTTTTGGCCAGTTGGGTCTTGACATCTATTACTATAGTTGGCGATTGAAAGGATTTTTGGTTATGtgttacatttttttttatcttcatTGCTTAATTCACATTCATTATCTTTGTATCTGGTTTAATTGTAACTCAGCAGTTGGAATTCATACCTGCAATGTGTCTGAGGCTGCTAGCACAAGCAGAAGAGCAGTGAGTCCCTTGTTTCCTGGAGGTGATCAGTTTGCTGTTACAGAATTTCAAATGGATTTCTAAAGTTGAAAATCTTTTGTTTCTTGCAGCTTAGAGCTTCAAAAATACCAGAGAGTGAATTTACAACCCTTCCCAATGGTCTGAAGTTAGTGTCCTTCCTCATACTATGTATTCTGTGCTCCTGTTTTAACCATTTTAATGATGATGCCATCTGATCCCAACATCAAAAGATTACCTGCAAAGTGCAATGTATTCTCACGTGTaggtgaaaaattaaattttaacgagTTGACCAGAAAGCCTGAGTCTTCTTTGTCATAACTAGAAAGAAAGCTGTTGCCTATATGATACATcttgaaaaacaaaaagaataatAAGAATTTCAGGAAGTTGACTTATGGTGGTCTGAATAAGTTGGT
Proteins encoded in this region:
- the LOC110622367 gene encoding protein CHUP1, chloroplastic; its protein translation is MESSNSKTQVIKPLFLKAGIPLALSVAGFIYARIVSRRNIISENPSLETKLDSLENFDSHEVFLNNSAKVDEEHMITSSQASSSIESSDLSHDKASFEGELLGFRNRIEKLQERVLALETQFLQCLAMKDEEALLMEIKNKLVVEAAHVEFLDREVSSMEAEKERFENLVVEYLRILQQLKFTKLENGFLRRKVKRISKKMKEQSSLVREKDLKIEATEAEILRCYDELETRASIIKKMEDEVRELHTTVDQLQEEKNELLLKLNPAENSDTSTSKIDAAVTMEDYNQLVHELEQLQKDRATEFAELTYLKWTNACLRHELVRNHEQEQQTEQKKEHIAAGEEIRDCGLLQKPDSSVLNLNEPYTGGSSSSHDQSCSKRKKLLHKLKKWVEGSDHMKEKQEIKCLGRLSVSEEAEEDHITHARRSCSSA
- the LOC110622763 gene encoding peptidyl-prolyl cis-trans isomerase FKBP16-4, chloroplastic isoform X3; this encodes MELSLFPCHQQNPNLIHKPLLSIASARRKLSRSSSVITCRCSLSSSDDITKPASLSWHNEGRRALIATLLTATVGIHTCNVSEAASTSRRALRASKIPESEFTTLPNGLKYYDLKVGGGVKAVKGSRVAVHYVAKWKGITFMTSRQGLGVGGGTPYGFDVGQSERGAVLKGLDLGVEGMRVGGQRLLIVPPELAYGNKGVQEIPPNATIEVPCKSY